In the genome of Deltaproteobacteria bacterium, one region contains:
- a CDS encoding GNAT family N-acetyltransferase, whose translation MPEGAVDVRLATEAELEAVTALLVAQLRDHHVATPEAKLASAIEAVLRHPERGRILVAIERGRPVGMAALSFVWPLEHGGRSAWLEELYVEPAARGRGLGTRLLHAALRIAAETGAVAVDLEVDAGHQRAARLYAREGFRPLARARWVRTLEPAAEPRAAAPPAAITGGCFCGAIRYRVSATTGDVSHCHCSICRRTTGAPFVTWATFPAAAFVFTGGTPAELRATPRALRQLCAACGTALTFRETARPSSVDVTVGSMDLPDAIVPAAHIWTSSQLAWLRLGDDLPRHTGADPGERDVEP comes from the coding sequence ATGCCTGAAGGCGCCGTAGACGTGCGTCTCGCCACCGAGGCCGAGCTCGAAGCGGTGACGGCGCTCCTCGTCGCGCAGCTCCGCGACCACCACGTGGCAACCCCGGAGGCGAAGCTCGCCAGCGCGATCGAGGCGGTTCTCCGTCATCCCGAGCGGGGGCGGATCCTGGTCGCGATCGAGAGGGGAAGGCCCGTCGGCATGGCCGCGCTCTCCTTCGTGTGGCCGCTCGAGCACGGCGGCCGGTCCGCATGGCTCGAGGAGCTGTACGTCGAGCCCGCGGCGCGCGGGCGCGGCCTCGGCACGCGGCTGCTGCACGCGGCGCTCCGGATCGCGGCCGAGACCGGCGCGGTGGCCGTCGACCTGGAGGTCGACGCCGGCCACCAGCGCGCGGCCCGACTCTACGCGCGCGAGGGCTTCCGGCCGCTCGCGCGTGCCCGCTGGGTGCGCACCCTCGAGCCGGCGGCCGAGCCGCGAGCCGCGGCGCCACCCGCGGCGATCACGGGCGGCTGCTTCTGCGGCGCCATCCGCTACCGCGTGAGCGCCACGACGGGCGACGTGAGCCACTGCCACTGCAGCATCTGCCGCCGCACGACGGGCGCGCCGTTCGTCACCTGGGCGACGTTCCCGGCCGCCGCCTTCGTCTTCACCGGGGGGACGCCGGCGGAGCTGCGCGCCACGCCCCGCGCGCTGCGCCAGCTCTGTGCCGCCTGCGGCACGGCCCTCACCTTCCGCGAGACGGCGCGGCCGAGCTCCGTCGACGTGACCGTCGGCAGCATGGACCTCCCGGACGCCATCGTCCCCGCGGCGCACATCTGGACCTCGAGCCAGCTCGCCTGGCTCCGCCTCGGCGACGACCTCCCGCGCCACACGGGAGCGGACCCCGGCGAGCGCGACGTCGAGCCGTGA
- a CDS encoding NAD(P)H-dependent oxidoreductase produces the protein MSLPVARLLVSELSRRPGIETELIDLARIPLRIDDAGQAIKDPTFSSQMSRADALVVVSPEYNHGYSGLLKHALDSCLKEYVHKAVGVVGVSAGPYGGTRGIQDLLPVLRELGLVAIFWDVNFSAVQSVFDEAGALRDQAYLPRIDKFLKELVWMARTLRHGREHVALE, from the coding sequence ATGAGCCTCCCGGTCGCGAGGCTCCTCGTGTCCGAGCTCTCCCGCCGCCCGGGGATCGAGACCGAGCTGATCGACCTCGCGCGCATTCCCCTCCGCATCGACGACGCCGGCCAGGCGATCAAGGACCCCACCTTCTCCTCGCAGATGAGCCGCGCCGACGCCCTGGTCGTGGTCTCGCCCGAGTACAACCACGGGTACTCGGGCCTGCTGAAGCACGCGCTCGACAGCTGCCTGAAGGAGTACGTTCACAAAGCCGTTGGCGTCGTCGGCGTGTCCGCAGGGCCGTACGGCGGCACGCGCGGCATCCAGGACCTGCTCCCCGTGCTGCGGGAGCTCGGCCTGGTCGCGATCTTCTGGGACGTCAACTTCTCCGCCGTGCAGAGCGTCTTCGACGAGGCCGGGGCGCTGCGCGATCAGGCCTATCTCCCGCGCATCGACAAGTTCCTGAAGGAGCTCGTGTGGATGGCGCGCACGCTGCGCCACGGCCGCGAGCACGTCGCACTGGAGTAG
- a CDS encoding MFS transporter, with the protein MTGGATPARARRSVSTIFFVNGAVLASWVPHIPAVKAEHAIGDGALGLVLLSMAAGSVLALTLAGWLVGRIGSRATTSMAAIALCVTLPLPVISPAIPLLALSLVLLGASNATLDVAMNAQAVLVEREYGRPIMSSFHGLFSLGGLAGAALAGLAIGLGVPPACHVVASAAVALLAVGRALRWLVPSDAADASAAPVFARPSGVLFGLGVLAFFGLLAEGAMADWSAVYLRDTLETTPAVAAAGFAAFSLAMAAGRFRGDCLVSLLGPGRLLGASGALAAFGLGGALLAGAPAAAVAGCGLVGLGISNVIPVLFSAAGQVRGIQAGTALAAVATIGYLGLLAGPPLIGLTAHVTSLPVALGLVSAFCAAIGVGGRALVPAVIPTRSAPS; encoded by the coding sequence ATGACCGGCGGGGCAACCCCGGCCCGCGCCCGCCGGTCCGTCTCGACGATCTTCTTCGTCAACGGTGCCGTGCTCGCCAGCTGGGTGCCTCACATCCCGGCCGTCAAGGCCGAGCATGCGATCGGGGACGGCGCGCTCGGGCTCGTCCTGCTCTCGATGGCCGCGGGCTCGGTGCTCGCCCTCACGCTCGCGGGCTGGCTGGTCGGGCGGATCGGCAGCCGGGCGACCACGTCGATGGCGGCGATCGCGCTCTGCGTGACACTTCCCCTGCCGGTGATCAGTCCGGCGATCCCGCTGCTCGCCCTGTCACTCGTCCTCCTTGGCGCGAGCAACGCCACGCTCGACGTCGCCATGAACGCCCAGGCGGTCCTGGTCGAGCGGGAGTACGGGCGTCCGATCATGTCGTCGTTCCACGGGCTCTTCAGCCTGGGCGGGCTGGCGGGGGCCGCGCTCGCGGGCCTCGCCATCGGGCTCGGCGTCCCACCCGCCTGCCACGTGGTCGCGAGCGCCGCGGTCGCCCTCCTGGCGGTGGGCCGCGCGCTCCGCTGGCTCGTGCCGTCGGATGCCGCCGACGCGAGCGCCGCCCCCGTCTTCGCCCGACCCAGCGGCGTGCTCTTCGGCCTCGGCGTCCTCGCCTTCTTCGGCCTCCTGGCGGAGGGCGCGATGGCCGACTGGAGCGCCGTCTACCTGCGCGACACGCTCGAGACGACCCCGGCGGTGGCGGCTGCCGGCTTCGCCGCGTTCTCGCTCGCCATGGCCGCGGGCCGCTTCCGCGGCGACTGCCTGGTCAGCCTGCTCGGCCCCGGCCGGCTGCTCGGCGCATCGGGGGCGCTGGCCGCCTTCGGGCTCGGCGGCGCGCTCCTCGCGGGCGCTCCCGCCGCCGCCGTCGCCGGGTGTGGGCTCGTCGGCCTCGGCATCTCGAACGTCATCCCCGTGCTCTTCAGCGCGGCGGGACAGGTGCGCGGGATCCAGGCCGGCACCGCACTTGCCGCGGTCGCGACCATAGGCTACCTCGGGCTCCTCGCAGGTCCGCCGTTGATCGGGCTCACCGCACACGTCACGAGCCTCCCGGTGGCGCTCGGCCTCGTCAGCGCCTTCTGCGCGGCGATCGGCGTCGGAGGCCGCGCCCTCGTCCCTGCCGTGATTCCCACCCGGAGCGCGCCCTCGTGA
- a CDS encoding sigma-70 family RNA polymerase sigma factor, translated as MNLDPVMDESAPLLAGLRRGDDHAFATLVRQHGGRMLATARRLLRDDDEAEDAVQEAFVSAARAIDGFAGDSKLSTWLHRIVVNTALMRLRSRRRRREEPIDDLLPRFDADGHHAEGVVGWETPSDVLLERRQTRAMVRRCIDELPERYRTVILLRDIEEMDTEETAHSIGSTPNAVKIRLHRARQALRTLLARELGRSEHASDDAPALAVSADQGRRRA; from the coding sequence ATGAATCTCGATCCCGTGATGGACGAGAGCGCGCCTCTCCTCGCCGGCCTCCGCCGTGGCGACGACCACGCCTTCGCCACCCTCGTGCGCCAGCACGGCGGCCGCATGCTCGCGACCGCGCGCCGCCTCTTGCGGGACGACGACGAGGCCGAGGACGCCGTGCAGGAGGCCTTCGTGTCGGCGGCGCGTGCCATCGACGGCTTCGCGGGCGACTCCAAGCTCTCGACCTGGCTCCACCGCATCGTCGTCAACACCGCCCTGATGAGGCTGCGGAGCCGGCGGCGCCGGCGCGAGGAGCCGATCGACGATCTCCTGCCGCGCTTCGACGCCGACGGGCATCATGCCGAGGGCGTGGTGGGCTGGGAGACGCCGAGCGACGTCCTCCTCGAGCGGCGCCAGACGCGCGCCATGGTGCGCCGGTGCATCGACGAGCTCCCCGAGCGTTACCGGACCGTCATCCTCCTTCGCGACATCGAGGAGATGGACACGGAGGAGACCGCGCACTCGATCGGGTCGACCCCGAACGCCGTGAAGATCCGGCTGCACCGTGCCCGGCAGGCGCTCAGGACGCTGCTGGCGCGGGAACTCGGCCGCTCGGAGCATGCGTCCGACGACGCTCCGGCCCTGGCCGTTTCCGCCGACCAGGGGCGGCGCCGCGCATGA
- a CDS encoding STAS domain-containing protein — MPGTDGVARLSIEGRLAGVEVRELATSCEAYLVARHPLLLDLSGVTFVDAQGLGLLHGVARRGALLASCSPFLSEMLGDMGGEAE; from the coding sequence GTGCCGGGAACCGACGGAGTGGCGCGCCTCTCCATCGAAGGCCGCCTCGCCGGGGTCGAAGTGAGGGAGCTGGCGACCTCGTGTGAAGCCTATCTCGTGGCGCGCCATCCCCTGCTGCTCGATCTCTCGGGTGTGACCTTCGTCGACGCGCAGGGCCTCGGCCTGCTCCACGGCGTCGCCCGGCGCGGCGCCCTGCTCGCGAGCTGCTCCCCGTTCCTGAGCGAGATGCTCGGCGACATGGGAGGAGAAGCCGAATGA